One window from the genome of Candidatus Fermentibacter sp. encodes:
- a CDS encoding glycosyltransferase family 2 protein, whose protein sequence is MSTRAPVTVIVPNYEGRDLLSRCLPSILSQEPAPAEVLVVDNGSTDGSPGMVVRDFPSVRLIALDSNLGFARANNIAAAEASNPLLALVNNDCVAAPGWLEALVGAAGGPGDGVGAVTSSMRNSRDPGLIDSAGGETDHMGFARDRGAGRPASEFASRTEVPFPCAGACLVRRDALEDGKTLFWERLVFYMEDVDLGFRLHAGGWRVLYEPDAVIAHEHSATGSRNPLGKEINCVRNRLLVLRRHLPAGLFRSMLPLMLAYQAVWALSAALALRGRQLRALAEGTAMGLSWRVEGMRQPSGHLLLSRFATPPGGGRVKRAAQGMAERLLEDYCRRA, encoded by the coding sequence ATGAGCACCCGCGCGCCGGTCACCGTGATCGTCCCCAACTACGAAGGCAGGGACCTGCTGTCGAGATGCCTCCCCTCCATCCTCTCCCAGGAGCCCGCCCCGGCGGAGGTCCTGGTGGTCGACAACGGCTCGACGGACGGTTCGCCGGGAATGGTCGTGCGCGACTTCCCTTCCGTGAGGCTGATCGCGCTCGATTCCAACCTGGGGTTCGCGCGGGCCAACAACATCGCGGCTGCCGAGGCCTCCAACCCTCTCCTCGCTCTGGTCAACAACGACTGCGTGGCCGCACCGGGATGGCTGGAAGCCCTTGTCGGCGCGGCGGGAGGGCCCGGGGACGGGGTCGGCGCCGTCACCAGCTCCATGAGGAACTCGCGCGACCCCGGACTGATCGATTCGGCCGGAGGCGAAACCGACCACATGGGCTTCGCCAGGGACAGGGGGGCCGGCCGCCCGGCCTCGGAATTCGCAAGCCGCACGGAGGTGCCGTTCCCGTGCGCGGGCGCCTGTCTCGTCCGCCGTGACGCCCTCGAGGACGGGAAAACGCTGTTCTGGGAGCGGCTGGTCTTCTACATGGAGGACGTCGACCTGGGATTCAGGCTCCACGCGGGGGGATGGCGCGTGCTGTACGAACCGGACGCGGTGATAGCCCACGAGCACTCCGCCACCGGTTCGAGGAATCCTCTGGGCAAGGAGATCAACTGCGTCCGCAACCGACTGCTGGTCCTCAGGCGGCACCTGCCCGCCGGCCTGTTCCGCTCGATGCTGCCGCTGATGCTGGCTTACCAGGCCGTCTGGGCGCTCTCGGCAGCCCTCGCCCTGCGCGGGCGCCAGCTCAGGGCGCTGGCGGAGGGTACGGCCATGGGGCTCTCGTGGCGGGTGGAAGGGATGCGACAGCCTTCGGGGCACCTGCTCCTGTCGCGGTTCGCCACCCCGCCCGGCGGGGGGCGGGTGAAGCGCGCGGCCCAGGGTATGGCGGAAAGACTCCTGGAGGATTACTGCCGGAGGGCCTGA
- a CDS encoding diacylglycerol kinase family protein produces MKDRIRSFGYAFRGIRTLVASETNARIHLAATAAVMALGIACRLSSGEWTAVILAVSTVWSAEAMNTAVERLADRTAPERHPLVRAAKDVAAAGVLIASLGALAVGLVVFLPRFA; encoded by the coding sequence GTGAAAGACAGGATTCGCAGCTTCGGATACGCGTTCAGAGGCATCCGGACCCTCGTGGCCTCCGAGACGAACGCCAGGATCCATCTCGCAGCCACGGCGGCGGTGATGGCACTGGGCATCGCATGCAGGCTCTCGTCCGGGGAGTGGACGGCCGTCATCCTGGCCGTCTCGACGGTCTGGAGCGCGGAAGCCATGAACACCGCCGTCGAGAGGCTGGCTGACAGGACCGCGCCCGAGCGCCATCCTCTGGTCCGCGCGGCCAAGGACGTGGCCGCGGCCGGCGTGCTGATCGCCTCTCTCGGGGCGCTGGCCGTGGGGCTGGTCGTGTTCCTGCCCAGGTTCGCATGA
- a CDS encoding glycosyltransferase: MTAAGILLWVSAGLLLLHYAGYPLALALAAGLMGRRRGGEPAEGGPMKVSVLISARNEERHMASRIENLLAQDYEGPVEILVGSDASTDGTDRIVSGFEGVRLLRSETRSGKPRMLQALRRMATGDVLVFTDADTVFAPGTIGSLVRPFADPRVGCVDGVRLNSLDGSTCESTYMKYERWIKRMCSRFGAVLGGTGAVFALRASAFSPLAEDRSDDFELAVMARMQGFGCVCAPGAVAVEPSPDDRAQYRRMVRIVSWMSGSGLRMLAMALSRGRAGLALQLLVHKILRWTSGYLLVIATVCAGLLSAAAPFSYIFWLLMAFHTLALAGLLLGDAMPGPARFPFYFWVMNLASMVGFARMIIGRPVETWDRRALRTVTRT, from the coding sequence ATGACTGCGGCCGGGATCCTCCTCTGGGTGTCTGCGGGGCTCCTGCTCCTGCACTACGCCGGCTATCCCCTGGCCCTGGCCCTGGCGGCCGGCCTCATGGGGAGGCGTCGAGGCGGAGAACCCGCGGAAGGCGGACCCATGAAGGTGAGCGTGCTGATCTCCGCGAGGAACGAGGAGCGCCACATGGCCTCCAGGATCGAGAACCTCCTCGCCCAGGACTACGAAGGTCCGGTCGAGATACTCGTCGGATCCGACGCCTCCACCGACGGCACGGACCGGATCGTCTCCGGATTCGAGGGAGTGAGGCTGCTCAGGTCGGAGACCAGGTCGGGCAAGCCGAGGATGCTGCAGGCCCTCAGGAGGATGGCTACCGGCGACGTGCTCGTCTTCACCGATGCCGACACCGTCTTCGCCCCGGGGACCATCGGCAGCCTCGTCCGGCCCTTCGCAGACCCCCGTGTCGGGTGCGTAGACGGGGTCAGGCTGAACAGCCTGGACGGGAGCACCTGCGAGAGCACCTACATGAAGTACGAGAGATGGATAAAGAGGATGTGCAGCAGGTTCGGGGCCGTACTCGGAGGGACCGGAGCGGTGTTCGCCCTCCGCGCATCCGCCTTCTCCCCTCTCGCGGAGGACAGGTCGGATGACTTCGAACTCGCGGTCATGGCCAGGATGCAGGGCTTCGGATGCGTGTGCGCCCCGGGAGCGGTGGCCGTGGAGCCCTCGCCGGACGACCGCGCCCAGTACAGGCGCATGGTGAGGATCGTGAGCTGGATGTCCGGGAGCGGCCTGCGGATGCTCGCCATGGCGCTCTCCCGCGGCCGCGCGGGCCTCGCCCTCCAGCTCCTCGTCCACAAGATCCTCCGGTGGACCTCGGGCTACCTCCTGGTGATCGCCACGGTCTGCGCCGGGCTGCTGTCCGCCGCCGCACCCTTCTCCTACATCTTCTGGCTCCTGATGGCCTTCCATACCCTCGCCCTGGCAGGGCTGCTCCTCGGGGACGCCATGCCGGGCCCGGCGAGGTTCCCGTTCTACTTCTGGGTCATGAACCTCGCATCGATGGTGGGCTTCGCCAGGATGATCATCGGGAGACCCGTGGAGACCTGGGACCGCAGGGCCTTGCGGACGGTGACCCGGACATGA
- a CDS encoding methylated-DNA--[protein]-cysteine S-methyltransferase, which yields MVAAGVRPGTYGYSSSLGMFEIGIGASGITGARFLSDTPAPPLPSCLLKDELDRYFDGERVEFTSDVDLGGVSGFRLEVLGAMRRIPYGRVATYGMLALAVGRPGAARAVGGACRSNPVGLIVPCHRVVAADGPGGYSGSDPGNISLKLSLLRLEGAGPDPSGRFGPPALLPVPPG from the coding sequence GTGGTAGCAGCGGGGGTCCGGCCGGGCACCTACGGCTATTCCTCGAGCCTCGGGATGTTCGAGATCGGGATCGGCGCGTCGGGGATCACCGGCGCGCGGTTCCTCTCTGATACCCCCGCCCCGCCCCTGCCCTCCTGCCTCCTGAAGGACGAGCTGGACCGCTATTTCGACGGTGAGCGCGTCGAGTTCACATCCGACGTGGACCTGGGAGGGGTGTCGGGCTTCAGGCTCGAGGTGCTCGGGGCGATGAGGAGGATCCCGTACGGCCGGGTGGCCACCTACGGCATGCTCGCCCTCGCAGTCGGCAGGCCAGGAGCGGCGAGGGCGGTCGGGGGGGCCTGCAGATCGAATCCAGTCGGGCTGATCGTGCCGTGCCACAGGGTGGTCGCGGCGGACGGGCCCGGAGGATACTCGGGCTCGGATCCCGGGAACATCTCGCTGAAGCTTTCCCTGTTGAGACTCGAGGGAGCCGGACCGGATCCCTCCGGCAGGTTCGGCCCGCCGGCGCTGCTTCCTGTTCCGCCGGGCTAG
- a CDS encoding sugar transferase, which yields MRKLLILMGIVADGAAVAISLAAASWLKFDSGLFPGTEGPGPSAMIAGISVSVLYWILFFAVTGCFTMHWDRSWNDEMRMTAKPVTAGMVLLAAITFLAAPGFSIGRWIFLFYYLLTLASVFAARGFMRLIEKKSAERGLVWRRTVIVGTGSKALAMASDLAARPALGYRTIGFVRSSCENGPSEVPADRILGDSSELPGIIEREGATEIIITLASNFHDDILSMLLPATCSGVRVKVVPDLFDVVAGHVHNTQIHGAQLMEITPGRMPFWQKLAKVVLDYTFSSLVLLIGSPVLLAIALAIKLDSRGTVFYSQTRVGMGGRPFPIYKFRSMISEAEKNTGPVWAGKNDPRITRVGAFIRKTHLDEIPQFINVLRGEMSVVGPRPERPKIVEELKKVYPFFEKRLTLKPGITGWAQVKLDYVDTVENIADRLRYDFFYMENQSLFLDIEIMLRTMIVMITGKGAH from the coding sequence ATGAGGAAGCTGCTCATCCTCATGGGGATCGTGGCCGACGGAGCCGCCGTCGCCATCTCCCTCGCCGCCGCGAGCTGGCTGAAGTTCGACTCCGGGCTGTTCCCCGGCACCGAAGGCCCGGGCCCGAGCGCCATGATCGCCGGGATCTCGGTCTCCGTCCTCTACTGGATCCTGTTCTTCGCGGTGACGGGCTGCTTCACGATGCACTGGGACAGGAGCTGGAACGACGAGATGCGGATGACCGCAAAACCGGTGACGGCAGGGATGGTGCTGCTCGCTGCCATCACATTCCTGGCCGCGCCCGGATTCTCGATAGGCAGGTGGATCTTCCTCTTCTACTACCTGCTCACCCTCGCCTCGGTCTTCGCAGCCCGCGGCTTCATGAGGCTGATCGAGAAGAAATCCGCGGAACGCGGGCTGGTCTGGCGCAGGACCGTGATAGTCGGAACCGGCTCGAAGGCTCTGGCCATGGCTTCCGACCTGGCCGCCCGGCCTGCCCTGGGCTACAGGACGATCGGGTTCGTCAGATCCTCCTGCGAGAACGGTCCGTCGGAGGTCCCCGCCGACCGGATACTGGGCGACAGCTCCGAGCTGCCCGGCATCATCGAGAGGGAGGGGGCCACCGAGATCATCATCACCCTGGCCTCGAACTTCCACGACGACATCCTGTCCATGCTCCTGCCGGCCACCTGCTCCGGAGTGAGGGTGAAGGTGGTCCCCGACCTCTTCGACGTGGTCGCGGGGCATGTCCACAACACCCAGATACACGGCGCACAGCTCATGGAGATCACGCCCGGGAGGATGCCGTTCTGGCAGAAGCTGGCGAAGGTGGTGCTGGACTACACCTTCAGCTCACTGGTCCTCCTGATCGGCTCCCCCGTCCTCCTGGCGATCGCCCTTGCCATAAAGCTGGACAGCCGGGGCACCGTCTTCTACTCGCAGACGAGGGTGGGCATGGGCGGGAGGCCCTTTCCCATCTACAAGTTCAGGAGCATGATAAGCGAGGCCGAGAAGAACACGGGACCAGTCTGGGCCGGCAAGAACGACCCCAGGATCACCAGGGTCGGCGCCTTCATAAGGAAGACCCATCTCGACGAGATCCCGCAGTTCATCAACGTCCTGCGGGGCGAGATGTCGGTGGTCGGCCCGAGGCCGGAACGCCCCAAGATCGTCGAGGAGCTCAAGAAGGTCTATCCGTTCTTCGAGAAGAGGCTCACCCTCAAGCCCGGCATCACGGGCTGGGCGCAGGTCAAGCTCGATTATGTCGACACCGTGGAGAACATCGCCGACAGGCTCAGGTACGATTTCTTCTACATGGAGAACCAGTCGCTGTTCCTGGACATCGAGATAATGCTCCGCACGATGATCGTGATGATCACCGGGAAGGGCGCCCACTAG
- a CDS encoding PHP domain-containing protein, producing MTGIPGRLVDMHVHTTDSPDAELEAAELASRAAGAGLRGLGFVAHVDFHPSDCCTGAFSAGGYDASFGRAAISAQEVMLLKGVEIGEPHLFMGRAEEAMAGRRYDFVTGALHWVGDRLLLDAEGFAGSTPEELVERYILESTEIASTSRIDILAHFGIWRRGLAKAGMPVAPDEAAIWPGLLGRLFEAMIDRGIALELNTAGLRRREAVTYPTPAVLSAYRRLGGRLVTLGSDTHGEPHVFFGLSRGAEVLAAAGFDRAFFFREGEPVSYPLG from the coding sequence ATGACCGGAATCCCCGGCCGGCTGGTGGACATGCACGTTCACACCACCGACTCCCCCGACGCGGAGCTCGAAGCCGCTGAACTCGCATCCAGGGCCGCCGGCGCCGGTCTCCGGGGCCTGGGATTCGTGGCGCACGTCGACTTCCACCCCTCGGACTGCTGCACGGGGGCGTTCAGCGCCGGCGGATACGATGCCTCCTTCGGGCGGGCGGCGATCTCCGCGCAGGAGGTCATGCTGCTGAAGGGGGTGGAGATAGGCGAGCCCCACCTGTTCATGGGCAGGGCTGAGGAGGCCATGGCCGGCCGCAGGTACGACTTCGTCACCGGGGCGCTCCACTGGGTCGGCGACCGCCTGCTCCTCGACGCGGAGGGCTTTGCGGGCTCGACCCCGGAGGAACTCGTCGAGAGGTACATCCTGGAATCGACAGAGATCGCCTCGACTTCGCGCATCGACATCCTGGCGCATTTCGGGATCTGGCGCAGGGGGCTGGCAAAAGCCGGGATGCCCGTGGCGCCGGACGAGGCCGCCATCTGGCCGGGCCTCCTCGGGAGGCTGTTCGAGGCGATGATCGACAGGGGGATCGCCCTGGAGCTGAACACGGCGGGCCTGAGGAGGCGGGAGGCCGTCACCTACCCGACCCCGGCCGTCCTCTCGGCCTACAGGAGGCTCGGAGGTCGGCTGGTCACCCTGGGCTCCGACACCCACGGCGAGCCGCACGTCTTCTTCGGGCTCTCGCGGGGTGCCGAGGTCCTGGCTGCGGCAGGCTTCGACCGGGCCTTCTTCTTCAGGGAAGGGGAGCCGGTCTCCTATCCGCTGGGCTAG
- a CDS encoding metallophosphoesterase, with protein sequence MHAVVLAALMAAPVRIAVLGDRTTGGDDTEAFGRCVSLAVSMRPDAVISVGDLIEGSGPAGPESQWAEASALLAPLVSSVPFFATPGNHDDAGPGGGPVATPSVPAPGTGVDTVMGVLIVSWDTSGDIGDTGTALRGLDSLLSGVSPESASVLVTHRPCWLEGQGGPGLAGGVRAAAERADIEAVLSGHIHILRTERAGGVLYVSAGPSGGASLPSSPTGATLPQVGWLTVDRDSASFVSLPEGAALRGGFDSPGEALLLGILRRAAAGFPAD encoded by the coding sequence ATGCATGCCGTCGTCCTTGCCGCACTGATGGCGGCCCCTGTGAGGATCGCGGTCCTGGGGGACAGAACCACGGGCGGAGACGACACGGAGGCTTTCGGCCGGTGCGTTTCGCTGGCGGTTTCCATGCGCCCGGACGCGGTGATCTCCGTGGGCGACCTGATAGAGGGATCCGGTCCGGCCGGGCCGGAATCCCAGTGGGCCGAGGCATCGGCCCTCCTGGCCCCGCTCGTGTCGTCCGTACCATTCTTCGCCACCCCGGGGAACCACGATGACGCAGGTCCGGGGGGCGGGCCGGTCGCGACCCCTTCCGTGCCGGCTCCCGGCACCGGCGTGGACACCGTCATGGGCGTGCTGATCGTGTCGTGGGACACGTCGGGCGACATCGGCGACACCGGCACCGCGCTCCGCGGCCTGGATTCCCTGCTGTCGGGGGTCTCTCCCGAGAGCGCGTCGGTGCTCGTCACGCACAGGCCGTGCTGGCTCGAGGGGCAGGGGGGGCCCGGGCTCGCCGGGGGGGTGAGGGCGGCGGCGGAGAGGGCCGACATCGAGGCGGTCCTGTCCGGGCACATCCACATCCTGCGCACCGAGCGCGCCGGGGGAGTCCTCTACGTCTCCGCGGGACCGTCCGGAGGGGCCAGCCTGCCGTCGAGCCCGACAGGCGCCACGCTGCCGCAGGTGGGCTGGCTGACGGTCGACCGCGATTCGGCGAGCTTCGTATCGCTGCCCGAGGGCGCGGCGCTGCGGGGGGGATTCGACTCCCCCGGCGAGGCGCTGCTCCTCGGAATCCTGAGGAGGGCTGCGGCCGGATTCCCCGCGGACTGA
- the elbB gene encoding isoprenoid biosynthesis glyoxalase ElbB — MPERALIVLSGCGNRDGSEIHETVCAMLALRQSGFETVFAAPDIEQAATVNHLTGAAAGSRRVLDEAARMARGRIRPLSSFRPPDFDLVVIPGGMGAATTLCRVAEDGASGWVEPSVASLVAGARKAGRPIGAMCIAPMILAACLPGVTITLGSECGDAARARALGALTVECPASDAVTDPVFRVVTTPAYMVAKGIEEVYLGAARMVEELGVLL; from the coding sequence ATGCCCGAGAGAGCGCTGATCGTGCTGTCGGGATGCGGGAACAGGGACGGCTCCGAGATACACGAGACGGTCTGCGCCATGCTCGCGCTGCGCCAGTCGGGCTTCGAGACCGTGTTCGCGGCTCCCGACATCGAGCAGGCGGCAACCGTCAACCATCTCACCGGTGCGGCCGCCGGGTCACGCAGGGTCCTCGACGAGGCGGCGAGGATGGCCAGGGGCAGGATACGTCCCCTGAGCTCCTTCCGGCCTCCGGATTTCGACCTGGTGGTCATTCCGGGAGGGATGGGCGCAGCGACGACCCTGTGCCGCGTCGCGGAGGACGGGGCGTCCGGCTGGGTGGAGCCGTCGGTCGCATCCCTGGTCGCCGGCGCCAGGAAGGCTGGCCGGCCCATCGGCGCCATGTGCATAGCCCCCATGATCCTCGCGGCGTGCCTGCCGGGGGTCACGATCACGCTGGGCTCGGAGTGCGGGGATGCCGCACGGGCCCGCGCCCTGGGGGCCCTGACCGTCGAATGCCCGGCTTCCGATGCAGTGACCGACCCGGTCTTCAGGGTCGTCACGACCCCCGCCTACATGGTTGCGAAAGGGATCGAGGAGGTCTACCTCGGAGCCGCCCGGATGGTCGAGGAGCTGGGGGTCCTCCTCTGA
- a CDS encoding phosphatase PAP2 family protein has product MPVGAFLLILMASLDSFVDDLGEGYLDMISGPAAGFGASATGMALVLEPAGDVSGFLGDGPADAASDACDLLFGYASIGLSSGLWAAGGLLDDDGLELTGMRCTEALALSYGMSGLLKVATRRERPDGSDSMSFPSFHSASSAAFAAVVWSEHGPSAGIPVAALAAFTALSRMHRGDHHVSDAVAGLAIGAAAGIAAAGRGGTGGGGPTIGVVLTGDGVIPVLR; this is encoded by the coding sequence TTGCCTGTCGGGGCCTTCCTCCTGATCCTGATGGCGTCGCTCGACTCGTTCGTCGACGACCTGGGGGAAGGCTATCTCGACATGATCTCGGGCCCGGCGGCCGGCTTCGGCGCCTCGGCAACCGGCATGGCCCTGGTTCTCGAACCCGCCGGGGACGTTTCGGGATTCCTGGGGGACGGGCCGGCGGACGCGGCTTCCGATGCCTGCGACCTGCTCTTCGGCTACGCTTCGATCGGCCTCTCCTCCGGCCTCTGGGCCGCCGGAGGCCTTCTCGACGACGATGGGCTCGAACTGACCGGCATGCGCTGCACGGAAGCCCTCGCGCTGAGCTACGGGATGTCGGGGCTCCTGAAGGTCGCGACACGCAGGGAGAGGCCGGACGGGTCGGACAGCATGAGCTTCCCCTCGTTCCATTCCGCGTCCTCCGCAGCCTTCGCGGCCGTGGTCTGGAGCGAGCACGGGCCCTCGGCCGGAATACCCGTGGCAGCCCTGGCGGCATTCACGGCCCTCTCGCGGATGCACCGGGGGGATCATCACGTCTCGGATGCCGTGGCAGGGCTGGCGATCGGTGCGGCGGCGGGGATCGCCGCGGCAGGCCGGGGAGGCACAGGGGGCGGCGGCCCGACGATCGGCGTCGTCCTCACCGGGGACGGGGTCATCCCGGTTTTGAGATGA
- a CDS encoding DegT/DnrJ/EryC1/StrS family aminotransferase, producing the protein MPVPLLDISRQHAPILSELRAVLDEALAGSRFIKGPALERFEHDLAGYCDARRAVGCASGTDAIILALQALDLAPGEEVVTTPFTFFASAGAIVRAGGIPVFIDIQPDTFNISPAAFKRFLDQNCALTDRGAVDRRTGLAVRALVAVDLFGQVADMDSLERTCSDWGISLVEDACQSIGAMWKERRAGTFGRIGCFSFFPSKNLGALGDAGAMVTDDCALADRLVSLREHGGQGYIHREVGTNSRMDAIQAGFLTVKLRHLDGWHDGRRRNAEFYARAFADVDEIATPVIDPRAWSVYNQYTVRAADRDGLMAHLKSAGIGCAVYYPLPLHLQECFSSLGYSAGDFPASEKAAAEVLSLPVFGELTEEELGEVVRSVKDFYAKGRGR; encoded by the coding sequence ATGCCCGTTCCGCTACTCGACATCTCCCGCCAGCACGCGCCCATACTTTCCGAGCTGCGAGCCGTCCTCGACGAGGCCCTGGCTGGATCGCGCTTCATAAAGGGCCCCGCTCTGGAGAGGTTCGAACATGACCTCGCGGGCTACTGCGACGCGAGGCGCGCCGTGGGCTGCGCCTCCGGCACCGACGCCATCATCCTCGCCCTCCAGGCGCTCGACCTGGCGCCGGGCGAGGAGGTCGTCACCACGCCGTTCACGTTCTTCGCATCGGCGGGAGCCATCGTCAGGGCAGGAGGGATACCCGTCTTCATCGACATCCAGCCCGACACCTTCAACATCTCGCCGGCAGCCTTCAAGCGCTTCCTCGACCAGAACTGCGCCCTGACGGACAGGGGCGCCGTCGACAGGCGGACGGGGCTGGCGGTACGGGCGCTGGTCGCGGTGGACCTCTTCGGCCAGGTGGCCGACATGGACTCCCTGGAGAGGACCTGTTCGGACTGGGGGATATCCCTGGTCGAGGACGCCTGCCAGTCGATCGGCGCCATGTGGAAGGAACGCAGGGCGGGGACCTTCGGGCGCATCGGATGCTTCAGCTTCTTCCCGTCCAAGAACCTGGGCGCCCTCGGCGACGCGGGCGCGATGGTCACCGACGACTGCGCGCTGGCCGACAGGCTGGTGAGCCTGCGCGAGCACGGCGGGCAGGGCTACATCCATCGCGAGGTGGGCACCAACAGCAGGATGGACGCCATCCAGGCCGGCTTCCTCACGGTCAAGCTGCGGCATCTCGACGGATGGCACGACGGGAGGCGCCGGAACGCCGAGTTCTACGCCCGGGCCTTCGCCGATGTCGATGAGATAGCCACCCCCGTGATCGATCCCAGGGCGTGGTCCGTCTACAACCAGTACACCGTCAGGGCGGCCGACAGGGACGGCCTGATGGCCCATCTCAAGTCGGCCGGGATAGGCTGCGCCGTCTACTACCCGCTCCCCCTCCATCTGCAGGAGTGCTTCTCGAGCCTGGGATACTCCGCGGGCGACTTCCCCGCGTCCGAGAAGGCCGCCGCGGAGGTCCTGTCGCTGCCCGTCTTCGGAGAACTCACAGAGGAGGAGCTCGGAGAGGTCGTTCGCTCGGTGAAGGATTTCTACGCGAAGGGCCGCGGGAGGTGA
- the serS gene encoding serine--tRNA ligase, translated as MLDRELLRHDPAKVARACASKNEPCRIDEWSACDEARRAAVHELDELRKRRNELSQRVSAVKRGGGDASALLEEARAAGERIPELEAGEKTLGEQMDALELTFPNIPDEDVPVGKDASANVVLREWGEKPRFDFEPRPHWDLLAGVLDFEAAGRIAGSNFILLRGWAAKLQRTLISWMLDRHSASGMEEIWPPFLASAESMTATGQLPKLGDDMYHLPGDGLYLIPTGEVPVTNLYRGETLDERDLPVRMCCYTPCFRREAGSYGRETRGLNRVHQFEKVEMVRLEHPDRSAAAHEEMVEQSCSLLRTLGIPHRVVLLSTGDLSFSAAKCCDLEIWSGGQQRWLEVSSVSNFRDFQARRGNMKFRPSGGGRTRFVHTLNGSGLALPRLIAALVENRQRRDGVGEWLLHDLESGIACDPALQGTGGRAAEG; from the coding sequence ATGCTTGACAGGGAGCTCCTGCGGCACGACCCGGCGAAGGTGGCCCGGGCCTGCGCATCGAAGAACGAACCTTGCAGGATCGACGAATGGAGCGCGTGCGACGAGGCCAGGCGGGCGGCAGTCCACGAGCTGGACGAACTGCGCAAGAGGCGCAACGAACTCTCGCAGCGCGTGTCGGCCGTGAAGCGTGGAGGGGGCGACGCATCGGCCCTCCTGGAGGAGGCACGTGCGGCCGGTGAGCGCATACCGGAGCTCGAGGCCGGGGAGAAGACCCTGGGAGAGCAGATGGACGCCCTGGAGCTGACATTCCCCAACATCCCCGACGAGGACGTCCCGGTCGGGAAGGACGCCTCCGCAAACGTGGTCCTGCGCGAGTGGGGGGAGAAGCCCCGGTTCGATTTCGAACCCAGACCCCACTGGGATCTGCTCGCGGGCGTGCTCGACTTCGAAGCCGCGGGGAGGATCGCGGGATCGAACTTCATCCTCCTCCGGGGCTGGGCCGCGAAGCTCCAGAGGACGCTCATCTCCTGGATGCTCGACCGCCATTCCGCCTCGGGCATGGAGGAGATATGGCCGCCATTCCTGGCTTCCGCGGAGAGCATGACGGCCACGGGGCAGCTTCCCAAGCTCGGCGACGACATGTACCACCTGCCCGGCGACGGCCTCTATCTCATCCCGACCGGCGAGGTGCCCGTGACCAACCTCTACCGGGGTGAGACGCTGGACGAGAGGGACCTCCCCGTCAGGATGTGCTGCTACACGCCGTGCTTCAGGCGCGAGGCGGGCTCCTACGGAAGGGAGACCAGGGGGCTGAACAGGGTCCACCAGTTCGAGAAGGTGGAGATGGTGAGGCTGGAGCATCCCGACAGGTCCGCGGCGGCTCACGAGGAGATGGTCGAACAGTCCTGCTCCCTGCTCAGGACGCTCGGGATCCCCCACCGCGTGGTTCTGCTCTCGACAGGCGACCTCAGCTTCTCGGCCGCGAAGTGCTGCGACCTAGAGATCTGGTCCGGCGGCCAGCAGAGATGGCTGGAAGTTTCCTCCGTGTCCAACTTCCGGGACTTCCAGGCCAGGCGCGGGAACATGAAGTTCAGGCCTTCCGGCGGAGGGAGGACGAGATTCGTCCACACCCTCAACGGCTCCGGACTGGCCCTCCCGAGGCTCATCGCGGCCCTGGTGGAGAACCGGCAGAGGCGGGACGGAGTCGGGGAATGGCTCCTGCACGATCTCGAGAGCGGGATTGCCTGCGATCCGGCGCTTCAGGGGACCGGGGGCAGGGCGGCCGAAGGCTAG